GGGGACGGAATACACCCTTTGCTGGCATGGAGCTCAGGGGCGCGGTGACGCTCACCATGCTCGAGGGGAAGGTGGTCTACCGCAGAGGCGGCGAAGCTCCGTAGCAGGGGCGCCACATCTTTCATCCGTTACTTCAGGAAGGGGCTCTAACTGTTGGAAACGAGGAAGAAGACAAGGGCGATACTGGCCCTCCGTGACGGTACGGTCTTCGAGGGTTATTCCTTCGGGGCCGAGGGCGAGTCCTCGGGGGAGGTCGTCTTCAACACCTCCATGACCGGCTACCAGGAGATCATCACCGACCCGTCCTACCGGGGGCAGATCGTGACCATGACCTATGTCCAGCAGGGCAACTACGGCGTGAACGACGAGGACGTCGAGTCGGGACGGCCCTGGGTCGAGGGCTTCATCGTCAAGGAGGAGTGCCTGGGGCCGAGCAACTGGCGGAGCACCGGCTCGCTCTCGGACTACCTCAGGCGCAGCGGCATCGTCGGTATCGCCGGCATAGACACCCGCGCCCTCACGCGCCACATAAGGGAGGAAGGCGCCATGGAGGGCGTCATCTCCACCGTCGACGGCGACCCGCGAAGGCTCGTGGAGAAGGCGAGGGCCGTGGCGCCCCTTGCGGGCCGGGACCTCGTAAGGGATGTGACCTGCCCCCGGCCCTATACCTTCGGGCAGGGGCTCTGGGATAGGGACGGCGGTTACGGCGCGCCGCCGGAGCCGCGCTTCAGGGTCACGGCCCTGGACTTCGGCGTCAAGTACAATATACTGAGGCACCTCGCCTCGCGGGGCTGCGCCGTGACGGTCGTCCCGGCCTCCACGCCGGCCGCGGAGATACTGGCGGCGGACCCCGACGGCGTCTTCCTCTCCAACGGCCCCGGAGACCCGGCGGCCGTGGACTACGCCGTCGGCACCGTGAGGGAGCTTCTCGGCAGGCTCCCGGTCTTCGGCATATGCCTGGGCCACCAGATACTCTCGCTCGCCGTCGGGGCGAGGACCTACAAGCTCAAGTTCGGCCACCGCGGCGGCAATCATCCCGTAATGGATCTGAAGACCCGCTGCGTTGAGATAACGGCCCAGAACCACGGTTTCGCCGTAGACGAGGAGAGTCTGGGGGAAGCGGCCGAGCTCACCCACGTAAACCTCAACGACGGGACCGTCGAGGGGATCGCGCTGCGCGACGCGCCGGCCTTTTCGGTGCAGTACCACCCCGAGGCCTCGCCGGGCCCCCACGACTCGCACTATCTCTTCGACAGGTTCGTAGAGATGATGGAGAACGCATAAATTGCCCAAACGCACCGACATAAACAAGATACTCCTCATAGGCTCGGGACCCATAATCATAGGCCAGGCCTGCGAGTTCGACTACTCGGGCACCCAGGCGTGCAAGGCCCTGCGCGCCGAGGGCTACGAGGTGGTGCTCGTCAATTCCAACCCCGCCTCGATCATGACCGACCCCAACGTGGCCGACAGGACTTATGTCGAGCCCATCACGGTCGAGACGGTGGAGAAGATCATCGAGCGCGAGAGGCCCGATGCGCTGCTGCCCACCATGGGGGGACAGACGGCGCTCAACACGGCCGTGGGACTGGCCTCGTCGGGCGTGCTCGAGCGCTTCGGCGTGGAGATGATCGGCGCCGACCTCGACGCCATAATGAAGGCCGAGGAGCGCCACCTCTTCAAGGAGGCCATGGAGCGCATCGGGCTCATGGTGCCGGGAAGCGGGGTGGCGAGGAGCGCCGACGAGGCGATGGAGCTGGCCAGGCGCCTGCGCTTCCCCCTCATCCTGCGCCCCTCCTTCACCCTCGGCGGCACGGGCGGCGGCGTGGCCTACAACGCCGAGGAGTTCGACCGCATGATCCGCGCCGGTCTCGACGCGAGCCCCACGGGCGAAGTGCTCATCGAGGAGTCGGTCATAGGCTGGAAGGAGTTCGAGCTCGAGGTCATGCGCGATCACAAGGACAACGTGGTCATCGTATGCTCCATCGAGAATTTCGACCCCATGGGGGTCCACACGGGCGACTCGATTACGGTGGCGCCGGCCCAGACCCTGAGCGACAAGGAGTACCAGGAGCTGCGCGACGCGGCGGTGAAGATAATACGCGAGATAGGCGTGGACACGGGCGGCTCGAACATCCAGTTCGCCGTCAACCCCCGTGACGGCCGTGTCTGTGTCATCGAGATGAACCCGCGGGTGTCGCGCAGTTCGGCCCTTGCCAGCAAGGCCACGGGCTTCCCCATAGCAAAGATAGCGGCCAAGCTCGCCGTGGGACTCACGCTCGACGAGATAGCCAACGACATAACGCGCAGGACGCCGGCCTGCTTCGAGCCCACCATAGACTACGTGGTCGTCAAGTTCCCGCGCTTCGCCTTCGAGAAGTTCCCCGACGCCGACTCGACGCTCACGACCCAGATGAAGTCGGTGGGCGAGGCCATGTCCATCGGCAGGACCTTCAAGGAGGCCATGCACAAGGCGCTGCGCTCGCTCGAGACGGGGAGCAGCGGCTTCGAGCGCCGCATACGGCCGGGACGTCCGCAGGTGGAGCTGCGCTGCACCGACGAGGAGCGCGAGGCCCTGAAGGCGGCCCTCAAGGTGCCCGGCGCCGAACGGGTGTGGTACATATGCGAGGCCCTGAGGGCGGGACTCCCGGCAGAGGAGATTCACGGCCTCACCATGATAGATCCCTGGTTCATAGACAACCTGCGCGGGATCGTGGAACTCGAGCGCGAGATCGCCGCCGGGGCGTCCGGCGGCGGCCCGGACCCCGAGCTCATGAGGCGGGCCAAGCAGGCGGGCTTCTCCTTCAGGACCCTCGAGACCCTCACGGGCAGAAGAGAGGACGAGCTCCGCTCCGAGGCCGTCGAGGCCGGCATCGTGCCGGTCTACAAGACCGTCGATACCTGCGCCGCCGAGTTCGAGGCCTTCACGCCCTACCTCTACTCAACCTACGAGACCCCCTTCCACAACATCTACGGCGCGGCGACGGCCCCGGCCTGCGAGGCCTCTCCGACGGAGAGGAAGAAGGTCTTAATCCTCGGCTCCGGCCCCAACCGCATCGGCCAGGGCATAGAGTTCGACTACTGCTGCGTCCACGCAAGCTTCGCCCTGCGCGAAGAGGGGATCGAGTCCGTCATGGTCAACTGCAACCCCGAGACCGTCTCCACCGACTACGACACGTCGGACAGGCTCTACTTCGAGCCGCTCACCTTCGAGGACGTGATGGCCATAGTCGAGAAGGAGCGTCCCATGGGCGTCATAGTCCAGCTCGGCGGGCAGACGCCGCTCAAGCTCGCCGTGCCTCTTGAGAGGAGCGGGGTGAAGATACTGGGCACGTCGCCCGACTCTATCGACATGGCCGAGGACAGGGAGCGCTTTTCGGCGCTCATCGGAAGGCTCGGGCTCAGAACACCGGCAAGCGGCACGGCCCGCTCCATCGACGAGGCCGTCGCCGTGGCCGGCGCCATAGGCTATCCCGTCATGGTGCGCCCCTCGTACGTGCTCGGCGGCCGCGCCATGGAGATCGTCTACAGCGAAAAGTCCCTCGTCGACTACATGGGCCGCGCCGTCGAGGCCTCGCCCGAGCATCCGGTCCTCATCGACCGCTTCCTCGACAACGCCGTGGAGGTGGACGTGGACTGCGTGAGCGACGGCCGGCGGGTCGTAATCGGCGGCCTCATGGAGCACATCGAGGAGGCGGGCATCCACTCGGGGGACTCGGCCTGCTCGCTCCCCCCCTACTCGCTCCCCGAGGAGGTGCTCGACGAGGTGCGCCGCCAGACCGTGGCGCTCGCCCTGGAGCTCAAGGTCGTGGGACTCATGAACGTCCAGTTCGCCGTGAAGGACGGGGAGGTCTACATACTGGAGGTCAATCCCCGGGGATCGAGGACCATACCCTTCGTGAGCAAGGCCATCGGGCGGCCGCTTGCAAAGATCGCCACCAAACTGATGGTGGGCAGGACGCTCGAGGAGCTGGGCTTCACCGAAGAGGTGCGCCCCCCCTATACGTCGGTGAAGGAGGCGGTCTTCCCCTTCGTAAAGTTCCCCGGCGTGGACAGCCTCCTCGGTCCGGAGATGAAGAGCACCGGCGAGGTCATGGGCCTGGGGTCCGACTTCGGCGGCGCCTTCGCCAAGA
The sequence above is drawn from the Deltaproteobacteria bacterium genome and encodes:
- the carB gene encoding carbamoyl-phosphate synthase large subunit, which produces MPKRTDINKILLIGSGPIIIGQACEFDYSGTQACKALRAEGYEVVLVNSNPASIMTDPNVADRTYVEPITVETVEKIIERERPDALLPTMGGQTALNTAVGLASSGVLERFGVEMIGADLDAIMKAEERHLFKEAMERIGLMVPGSGVARSADEAMELARRLRFPLILRPSFTLGGTGGGVAYNAEEFDRMIRAGLDASPTGEVLIEESVIGWKEFELEVMRDHKDNVVIVCSIENFDPMGVHTGDSITVAPAQTLSDKEYQELRDAAVKIIREIGVDTGGSNIQFAVNPRDGRVCVIEMNPRVSRSSALASKATGFPIAKIAAKLAVGLTLDEIANDITRRTPACFEPTIDYVVVKFPRFAFEKFPDADSTLTTQMKSVGEAMSIGRTFKEAMHKALRSLETGSSGFERRIRPGRPQVELRCTDEEREALKAALKVPGAERVWYICEALRAGLPAEEIHGLTMIDPWFIDNLRGIVELEREIAAGASGGGPDPELMRRAKQAGFSFRTLETLTGRREDELRSEAVEAGIVPVYKTVDTCAAEFEAFTPYLYSTYETPFHNIYGAATAPACEASPTERKKVLILGSGPNRIGQGIEFDYCCVHASFALREEGIESVMVNCNPETVSTDYDTSDRLYFEPLTFEDVMAIVEKERPMGVIVQLGGQTPLKLAVPLERSGVKILGTSPDSIDMAEDRERFSALIGRLGLRTPASGTARSIDEAVAVAGAIGYPVMVRPSYVLGGRAMEIVYSEKSLVDYMGRAVEASPEHPVLIDRFLDNAVEVDVDCVSDGRRVVIGGLMEHIEEAGIHSGDSACSLPPYSLPEEVLDEVRRQTVALALELKVVGLMNVQFAVKDGEVYILEVNPRGSRTIPFVSKAIGRPLAKIATKLMVGRTLEELGFTEEVRPPYTSVKEAVFPFVKFPGVDSLLGPEMKSTGEVMGLGSDFGGAFAKSQVAAGNRLPLEGTVFISVRDEDKEAILPIARRFREMGFDIMATSGTHRYLSERGVASEFVHKVTDGRRPHIVDRIKSREVALMINTTFGDRSVRDSYSLRRSALDHGVPYYTTVAGAKAAILGVRAMLEDSLEVRPLQEYHGKL
- the carA gene encoding carbamoyl-phosphate synthase small subunit, with amino-acid sequence METRKKTRAILALRDGTVFEGYSFGAEGESSGEVVFNTSMTGYQEIITDPSYRGQIVTMTYVQQGNYGVNDEDVESGRPWVEGFIVKEECLGPSNWRSTGSLSDYLRRSGIVGIAGIDTRALTRHIREEGAMEGVISTVDGDPRRLVEKARAVAPLAGRDLVRDVTCPRPYTFGQGLWDRDGGYGAPPEPRFRVTALDFGVKYNILRHLASRGCAVTVVPASTPAAEILAADPDGVFLSNGPGDPAAVDYAVGTVRELLGRLPVFGICLGHQILSLAVGARTYKLKFGHRGGNHPVMDLKTRCVEITAQNHGFAVDEESLGEAAELTHVNLNDGTVEGIALRDAPAFSVQYHPEASPGPHDSHYLFDRFVEMMENA